The region CGAAGTAAACTGTGGAAACAAAAAATAAAAATATCAGCAAAATTTACATGCAAAGAGAGAAGCCCACAGGTTTTTCTCTTTGTTGTTTTGGTCTGTTCTTTTTACTCCTTCTCATCCCTGCAATAAGCTACGGGCAGCGTATAAAAAAAGAAATTTACCACAATGCGCTGAATGGCAACTTCACCCGGAGCGCCACGCTAGCCACTGACATTGAAAGTTCAGAAACAAATCCGGCAATAGCTACTCCTACCCTGATATCGGCTACTATTGAGGCTTTTCTGGAAGCAACACCCGAAAAAATTGACTATGCCGCAAAACTGGCCGGCAACATTCTTGAAATGAATGAAGCCAGCAGTTATGACGAAATATTTGCCTACTCTGCTAAAAGTCTGTTAAATGCCCTGGAAGAAGATTATGTTCCGGCTCTTTATACGAGCTTAAAAGCTTACTCATCATTAAAACAACACTTGAATCACCAGAACTGCATTGAACCTGAAATAATTGCCCTTGCCACGATATTCAACAGCGCGTACAAAAAAATTCCATCGGGTTACTGGTTTTTATTAAATATGGCCGGAATTGACAGCCTATCATACAAAAAAACTCAAGCGTGTCCGGACATAAAATATCCTGAGTTAGTGTCTACACTGGAAATTGTGCAACAAACACTGAACGATAAAGACACCCTACAAACCAATCGAAATACTCCGGCCATGGGGCATTTAATTGCAGCAGCATATTATCTAAAGAAACAAATCCCAAAGATGGCAGGCCAGCATTTAAAAAAAATTGATAGCACAGGCAACTACCCTGCTACACAATTCTATTACTGGGGTGTAATGCGATTAAACCTCGGGCACTACGAAACATCCGAATGGTATTTTAACAAATACTTATTTTTGCAGCAGAAAGGTCGGTATATCAAATCAGCATTACTCAGAAAAAAATGGATTGCGGTGCTTAAAGAACAACCATTCTCAAATTTAGACCGGGCCATTGAAAACAGGGGTACAGCCTATACCTTTGCTGATCGCCAGGCATTGAAAGAATACCGTGATCAATATCACCCTGGATTGTTGGAGGCGCGCATTTGCTTTGATGGGGGCAGATTCCGCGACGCATTACAAGTTCTCAATTCAATAGACACAAAAAACCTCACCCAGTATCGTTTAAACGAATATCATTACAGAAAAGCCCGAGCCCACCAGCTTCAAAAACAAAACAAAAAGGCTTTAGATGAATACAGGCAGCTTTTGGAATTACCCAACGATGGTCATTACTATCACAAAAAAGCTATGCTGGAACGCGGTAAGATTTTCCTTGATATGGGAATTACCTCCAACGCCAATAAAAGCCTCAAACAAGTCATGCAGGTAAAAAGCAACATGTATTCAAAGGTTATTGAACATGAAGCTGAGATGTTATTGGAAAAGATAGAAAACAGCAAGAAATAGCTTTCGGGGCCATTTCGATTGGGCTATTCGGGCGTTTCGATTCCCACTGTCCTCCCCCCTTGCTACTCAATGGCCTGTGGTATCAAAAGATTTTCTCCGTTAATTTATTGATGCTACCCCGGTTCTCTGAGTGGGGCTTTGGGCTGGATTTGAGGGAATCGAAGAGAACGAGCATTTCCGTGGGCGACTCAATGGCCTTCGGAATTACAGATAAACCGGCTTTACCTTCATTTAATGCTACCCCAGTTCTCTGAGTAGGGCTTTGCGCTGGAATTGAGGGAATCGAAGAAAACAAATCATTACTGTCCGATAAAAGCACGGAATTGATCAATTGATTTTTCAAAACTATGATTTTCTGAGAATTAAGGTTTGCATTTAATGAATTTTTTAAAGTAAGCCTCAGAATAGAGAGGGCTGCATCAATTCGTCATAAGTTTTCTGCCAATCTTTGTCCGGATGCTCAAGAAACCTGAATAAATGAATGTAGTTAAACAAATGAATTTTACAGAAGCTAACTAAATTGGAAAACGCCCATTTCCTCTTGAGCGTTTGTTGGATAACAGTCATCAATAGGTTTGCGATTAAGGCACAGTATATCTGTATTTTAATCGCATTTTCATTGTCCCCGAGAAAATATTTTAGCGGGAAATTTTGTTTTAATTGTTTGAACAGAAGTTCAATTTGCCATCGTAGTTTGTAAATAGCAGCTATTAAATCAGCCCTCATTTCAAACAAGTTAGTTAAAAACTCAAACCGTCTTTTAAGGGTTCTGTCGTAGAACTGGACTTTACGCAGCTTTAAAGGGCGTGTGTTATTCTCATATTTTACCTGAACTTCTATGATTTCATCTTTTTCAACCCCACTATGAATATGTTCTTCTATCTTACAATCATTTAGCGTTTTATATGCTGCATTGTCTTTTATTCGGGTGACAAAACCTGTATCTGTTTGCGAAAATTTATCAAAGGCTTTGTAGTCATTATAGCCTTTGTCAAATACGTATATTGTGTTTGCATTATGCTTAAGACTATTTAACAATACATGGTCATGAGTGGCAGCACTGGTGAGCCAAACCATCTTGGGTGCAGTTTCGTCTACATTTATCGTTGCATGAAGTTTTATACCGCCTTTCTTTTTACCGGTTTTAGGATGCCGTCCAACACACTTCAATATATCCTTAAACAAACTGATGGTTGAGCTGTCAATAATCTCTACTTGTTTGTTTATTACATCTTTAATTCTGCTGTCCGAAATATAATGACCATATTGTTTGAGTAGCTTATTGTAGATTTCTCCGAACACATCACAATCTCTACGTTTATTTGAATCTGACAAGGTACTTTTCTTTGGAATATGATTTAACTGAAAATGTTTGGTTTTACCTGATAAACCAAGCATTGCGCCACTTACTTCGCGTAAGGATGTGCATTTGGCAAAAGAACAAAACAACATACTAATTAAGTGATCTTTTGTTTTGAACTTCTTCACATAGTGATCTGAATTGTGCTTTTTTGCACTGGTAGTGATGATTTTTGAATCAATTAAGGAAATCAGCTGTCCGAAAACCGATGTGCCAAAAAAATGTGTACTTTTATCCATAGTAGTTTTTTTGTGGTAAAACAAAACTACGAAAAAGAGTTGGGGGGGCATTCAAGTCTCCTCACTCTTAATTTTTTTATCGGACAACAGTGAAAACAAATATTACAAATACTCAAACTTACACATTTACTTCAATTCTTCCTTTTTCGGTATTCCTTCATTTGCTTTGTGGGTTCAATAATGGTGTAGCCTTTCCACAATTGATCATTGAACTGATCGACATAGATGGGCTTAAAATATTCGGGTTGGTCGAATCTTTCAAATGCAGATTGACCAATTTGTTGTCTTTTAAGTACCAAAAGTTCGAATGTGGCTTCTTGCTGAAAGGTAACATCCAAACCTATTTTTAACTCTTTTTGCTTTTTATCGAAAAGAAAACGTTCGCGTTTTTTCTGTAGTCTGACATTACGATCGAAACTTAAAAAATTACTTCTTTTCCTTGAAAAGTATTTCAGTTCATAGCGCCCATCATGTTGTTCAAAAAGTACCGAACCACTAAAAGCATTCTCGGCATAAGTTACCCCGAATAGGCTAAAGTCCAATCCATCCTTTCCGGGGGCGTATTGATAATCGGCTCGAATCAGAGCATAGGTATTGGTTGAAATATACAATCGGCCGCTATAAAGGCCGCTATTGTCAGGCTCGAAGTCAATTACGTAAACATCTTCCCCGTTTACCCGCGTGCCACCAATCAATTTAAAGGCGTATTTGCGAGGCTTGTGTAAGAACTCCCAAAAATCATCATTTTCAAGCGTGGGATATTTTAACTGGTAACGTACCCGCCAGTTTGTATATTTCACCTTTATTTTTCCTGCATCAGCGCTATCCCTGGCAGATTGAGTTGTATCTCCCAGGTCAAGTTTTTCACTGAGAATGCCTGTTTTCACCTTCCAGTATTCATCCGTATCTGTTTTAGCAAACTCTCTTTCAAATATTTCCAGAAATTGCTCGACCTCAACCATATCTTTCTCCTTCAGCATTACGTACCGTATTGGATCTACTTTTACAGAGTCTTCAAGTGTTTTATCGGTATAGATATCGATTAAATAATCGCTAAACGAGGTGGTAATTTTTGGGAAGTTTTTGGCTACGTTTTTAAAATCGGTTGTTTTGAGTCCCTCAATATCATTTTTTTTATAATCGAAACCAATATGTTCTACCCGGTTAATATATTTTTGGCGTACGAAGGTCTGCCGGCGGCTGGTAGTCTTTTTGTAATTCTCATCTTTATGCTCAAGCACGTTTTCCACAATCGTTCTAGCATCCGGGGCACTGCCATAAACCACCATTTCATTTAAATCTACTATTTCTTCAGGTAAATACACGGTTGTATTTTCACTGAGCTGACTTATGGATAAATTCCTTGATTTATAACCGATATATTGAAACCGAAGTGTATCTTTCGGGCCCAAATCACTGATATCAATAGAATACCGGCCGTCTTCATTGCTAATGACGCCTTTCTTTTTAGTTACAGAATAAATGTTGGCATAAGGTAATGGCTTTTGGGTCGCAGAATCGAGCACCACGCCCATCAGCATTTGCACCGAATCCTGGATTTGAGCCGAAAGATTAGTGCTAAAAATAAAACATACAAATGCGGGTAATACTAAAAGCCTGATCATGGGTTAAAGGGTTGTTTTTCTAAAAATGGTTAAATAACTGTAAAAAATAACGCTTTTATTCTTTTTATAGTATAAAATTGGTATCCATACTCGATTTTGTCCATTCAGAATTTTAATAATCTGTTAAAAATTTGGTTTACACTATAAACTACTTTATATTTACATCGAATTTAAAACATAAAACTATGGAAAACAAAACAATGAAGCCCGAAGAAAGCCTTTCGATCATTAGTTCAATGATTGAAACGGAAAAAATGCGGTTTGGCGAAAACGGTTTCATCTACCGCTTCTGGGGGTGGCTGGTTGTAGCCGCTGCCACACTCCAATACTTACTGATGTACATTGATTATCAGCATCACTATTTTGCATGGTTCCTGATGCTTGTTGGTGGTGTATATACCGGAATTTATTACAGCCGCTCGAAAAACCAGGTGCAAATGCCTTTGTCAGGAAAATTAATGGCTTACACCTGGACGGCCATAGGGCTGAATATCTTCATTGTGTCGTTTATTTTACCACAAACGGCTGGAGAAATGCTACTACTTTTCATCCTCTCATTTATTGGGATTGGGACGATCATTTCTGGTGCCATGCTGCGATTCCCCATTATGATTGTTGGAGGTATTCTTTGTAATGCACTTGGATTTGTGAGCCTTTTAACCCCTTTTGAATATTGGGGACTTTACAGTATACTTGCGGTAACATTTGCCGACCTGATTCCCGGATACGTATTGCGTGCTAAATATAACAATCGATAAAATGTTTAAAGATCTCGATCCCATATTGCATTCCCAGCTTCGCCTGGCAGTTGTTTCGCTTTTGGTAAAAAATGCCAAAATGGAATTCAATGATATTAAATCTGAAACAAATGCCACGGCCGGCAATCTGAGTGTGCAATTAAAAAAGCTGGAGCAGGCAGGCTATATTACCATTACCAAATCGTTTAAAAACAATTATCCACTTACAAAAGCCGAGATTACCGAAAAAGGGCTTAATGCCTTTGATCAGTATGTGAAAAACATACAACAATATTTGAAATAATTTTTTTTGATAATTCAGTTTACATCATAAACTAAATTAAAATATAAAGCTATGAAAACCATAAATTTAAAATCTGTTTCAATAATCCTGATGACCATTTTGTTCTTTTTAAGCTATAACCAAACATTAGGACAGCGCTCCGAAGATCTTAAAAAACAATCGTACAAAGCTTACTTAACCAATAGCTTGAGCATATGGAAAATTGTTGAACAAAATGCGGAGAAACAATACAATGCCAGTCCGAATAACATGCAGGTACTACTTGAGTTGACTAAAGTTCAATACGGCTTACTTAACACCTGCCTGGCCAACGAAGAAAAAAAGGTATTTAACCAATATCTGGAAAAAGCAGAAAAAAACGTAGAAACTCTTCTTGAGGCCAATGAGCGATGGGCCGAAGTACATGCGCTCAGAGCCGCCTTGTACAGTTTGGAAATGGGATTCAGCCCGTCGAAAGGGATGTTTTTGGGGCCCAAAAGCGAGGAGCACATTGACAAAGCCATCAAATACGATGCAACTGAACCAGCAGGCTGGGTACAAAAAGGCGGATCGAAATTGCATACCCCTAAAGCTTTTGGCGGAAGCATTTCAGAAGCAATTAACTATTACCAAAAGGCCATTGAGTTGTATGAAAGGGATACCACAGAGATAAAGAATAACTGGCAATACATTAACACCCTGGCATGGTTGGGTATTGCCTTTTCCAAAAATGAAGCATATGATAAAGCCAAAGCAACCTATGAGAAAGCACTTAAAATTGAGCCGGAATACGGCTGGGTAAAGCATGTATTGATGAAAAACCTTGAACAAGCAATGAAAGAATAACCCAAAACCCTTTCAACCATGAAGTATCTAATTCATAATAAGTGGCGCATTCCGGCTGTGTACATGCTATTGATATTTGCCGGATTGCAAATTGCACAGGCTCAACAAACCCGTACTATCGATGGTGTAGTAGTCGATCAGGCAACCGGGGAGCCGTTACCCGGAGCCAATATCATTTTGCAGTCGGACATCTTCAATGGTACCACAACCGATGCCAGGGGTAAATTTACCATTCACGTGGCGAAAAACCAGTGGCAGCAGGACAGCCTTATCACCTCGTTTCTGGGTTATCACGACCGCACCATTGCCGTAAAAGAAGCAGACCAATCGCACACGATAACCCTAAAACCCAAGGCAGAGCAGCTCGAGGAGGCTGTGGTGGTAGCACGCCGCATCATTGCGGAAGAGTTCACCATAAAAAAGATGAAGCAGATCGACATTTACCTCAACCCGATAGCCAAGGCCGATCCGCTTTTGGCAGTGAACGCCATGCCTGCTTCCACGACTACCGATGAATCGGCTTCCATCAGCCTGCGCGGAAGTAGCCCGGCAGAAACCGGAATTTTCTTCAACGGTGTACCCATTTACGATGCCGTGCGATTCTCACAATTGAATGGCATAGGCACCTTCAGTATTTTCAATACTGCCATTGTGGAGCGCATGCATGTGTTTCCCAGTAATCCACCACTGGAATACGGCAATACATCGTCAGGCCTTATTTCGATACAGAGTAAAAGCGACCTGCCCAAACAAAACCAGCACAGTATAAGCCTATCACTCGCCAATTTGGGCGGGCAAATGGTGCGTAAAATGGGGGATAAAACCGGAATAACCGTATTCGCCAACTATCAACCTTCAGCTGCATTAATCGGGGTCAATGAACAGGCATTCGATAACCTGAAAAGCTTCTACGCTGCCGATGCTGGTATACATGTCCAACATCAAATTAACACCAAAACCCGGCTGAAACTCTTCAATTATACCAACCTGGAGGGATACGAATATAAATTTCGCCATGCCAGCTTTAGCGGCATATTTGATCAGCAAAAAAGGCGCAATTTCACCATTATCAATTTGAATCAAAAACTACCTGCAGGTGAGTTCAATCTGAATACCGGCGCGAGCTTCAGCCATGAAAAATATGATTATGGAAATACCCTGGTAAATATGGATAAACAAGACCTTTATGCCGGCATCAGTTACATCCATTTTTTCGATAAGTTATCCGTAAAAACAGGCATTTCTAATGACTCTCGTCTTCAAAAACTCGATGGATCCTTTCCTGTTTTCGGTTATGCTTTGGGCAATGACCTCCCGGCCATTGACTATGCTGGAGAAAAAAGTATTGATGTCACGGAGGCTTTTACATACGGCAAATATGAGTTTAATGCAAACTGGATATCGGGGCTCGGCATCAGGAAAAACCTCCCCTACACCAATCAAAAAAACTATTGGAGCGGTCAGTGGAACGTGAACTATTCCTTTTTGAAACACCACGCATTGAATGCCTCAGTTGGGCGCTATCATCGGTATGCCTTGCCTAATGCTGAAACCGAAAAGGTTACTTTTTACCGGAGTGACCAAATATCGCTTGATTACAGCCTTGAAACCGACATTGTGGAACTCACTGCCGCTGCATTTGCCAAAAATGTAAAATTCGACCAGACAAAGGAGCATGTGAACGGAGCAGAATTATTTACCAAGCTTTTTTTATTCCAAAACAGGGTTACCTTTCAGGCCTCCTACACCCTAATTGATGCCAGGCGCACAACCAATGGCAGCAGCTACTCCAGTCCGTACGATTTGGAATATTTTGTGCGTGGTAGCCTCAAATACCAGCATCACAGCAACCTGGATATCAGCCTAATCATGCTCTACCGGCAGGGACAATGGTACCAGCCCGTTATTGATCGTAACTACGATGCTGCACTGGACGTTTACGAGCCGGTGTATACAAGTCGAAACAACATGACCCATTACCCGGACTACTTAAAGCTGGATCTGAGCCTGTCGAAACTGTGGCCCGTATCCAGCCGTTTA is a window of Salinivirga cyanobacteriivorans DNA encoding:
- a CDS encoding IS4 family transposase; this encodes MDKSTHFFGTSVFGQLISLIDSKIITTSAKKHNSDHYVKKFKTKDHLISMLFCSFAKCTSLREVSGAMLGLSGKTKHFQLNHIPKKSTLSDSNKRRDCDVFGEIYNKLLKQYGHYISDSRIKDVINKQVEIIDSSTISLFKDILKCVGRHPKTGKKKGGIKLHATINVDETAPKMVWLTSAATHDHVLLNSLKHNANTIYVFDKGYNDYKAFDKFSQTDTGFVTRIKDNAAYKTLNDCKIEEHIHSGVEKDEIIEVQVKYENNTRPLKLRKVQFYDRTLKRRFEFLTNLFEMRADLIAAIYKLRWQIELLFKQLKQNFPLKYFLGDNENAIKIQIYCALIANLLMTVIQQTLKRKWAFSNLVSFCKIHLFNYIHLFRFLEHPDKDWQKTYDELMQPSLF
- a CDS encoding carboxypeptidase-like regulatory domain-containing protein, with product MIRLLVLPAFVCFIFSTNLSAQIQDSVQMLMGVVLDSATQKPLPYANIYSVTKKKGVISNEDGRYSIDISDLGPKDTLRFQYIGYKSRNLSISQLSENTTVYLPEEIVDLNEMVVYGSAPDARTIVENVLEHKDENYKKTTSRRQTFVRQKYINRVEHIGFDYKKNDIEGLKTTDFKNVAKNFPKITTSFSDYLIDIYTDKTLEDSVKVDPIRYVMLKEKDMVEVEQFLEIFEREFAKTDTDEYWKVKTGILSEKLDLGDTTQSARDSADAGKIKVKYTNWRVRYQLKYPTLENDDFWEFLHKPRKYAFKLIGGTRVNGEDVYVIDFEPDNSGLYSGRLYISTNTYALIRADYQYAPGKDGLDFSLFGVTYAENAFSGSVLFEQHDGRYELKYFSRKRSNFLSFDRNVRLQKKRERFLFDKKQKELKIGLDVTFQQEATFELLVLKRQQIGQSAFERFDQPEYFKPIYVDQFNDQLWKGYTIIEPTKQMKEYRKRKN
- a CDS encoding winged helix-turn-helix domain-containing protein; translated protein: MFKDLDPILHSQLRLAVVSLLVKNAKMEFNDIKSETNATAGNLSVQLKKLEQAGYITITKSFKNNYPLTKAEITEKGLNAFDQYVKNIQQYLK
- a CDS encoding tetratricopeptide repeat protein, with the translated sequence MKTINLKSVSIILMTILFFLSYNQTLGQRSEDLKKQSYKAYLTNSLSIWKIVEQNAEKQYNASPNNMQVLLELTKVQYGLLNTCLANEEKKVFNQYLEKAEKNVETLLEANERWAEVHALRAALYSLEMGFSPSKGMFLGPKSEEHIDKAIKYDATEPAGWVQKGGSKLHTPKAFGGSISEAINYYQKAIELYERDTTEIKNNWQYINTLAWLGIAFSKNEAYDKAKATYEKALKIEPEYGWVKHVLMKNLEQAMKE
- a CDS encoding TonB-dependent receptor produces the protein MKYLIHNKWRIPAVYMLLIFAGLQIAQAQQTRTIDGVVVDQATGEPLPGANIILQSDIFNGTTTDARGKFTIHVAKNQWQQDSLITSFLGYHDRTIAVKEADQSHTITLKPKAEQLEEAVVVARRIIAEEFTIKKMKQIDIYLNPIAKADPLLAVNAMPASTTTDESASISLRGSSPAETGIFFNGVPIYDAVRFSQLNGIGTFSIFNTAIVERMHVFPSNPPLEYGNTSSGLISIQSKSDLPKQNQHSISLSLANLGGQMVRKMGDKTGITVFANYQPSAALIGVNEQAFDNLKSFYAADAGIHVQHQINTKTRLKLFNYTNLEGYEYKFRHASFSGIFDQQKRRNFTIINLNQKLPAGEFNLNTGASFSHEKYDYGNTLVNMDKQDLYAGISYIHFFDKLSVKTGISNDSRLQKLDGSFPVFGYALGNDLPAIDYAGEKSIDVTEAFTYGKYEFNANWISGLGIRKNLPYTNQKNYWSGQWNVNYSFLKHHALNASVGRYHRYALPNAETEKVTFYRSDQISLDYSLETDIVELTAAAFAKNVKFDQTKEHVNGAELFTKLFLFQNRVTFQASYTLIDARRTTNGSSYSSPYDLEYFVRGSLKYQHHSNLDISLIMLYRQGQWYQPVIDRNYDAALDVYEPVYTSRNNMTHYPDYLKLDLSLSKLWPVSSRLNIIGFMNVSNLLDTENVRDLTYNHNYTDYTYDLFSRRTVYFGGIVNF